From a single Apostichopus japonicus isolate 1M-3 chromosome 12, ASM3797524v1, whole genome shotgun sequence genomic region:
- the LOC139976886 gene encoding uncharacterized protein yields the protein MMDLIHQTVAILVLIMSFIYVGDASNVQCQPKCSAEMGKSFELPCHVLGSNYDLYWYKGLTTSTVPLLSLVDGISGGSEYQKGEFELTVNGSLRIINSQLQHENSYTLTAYFENFEQDTSNTALLIYSRPDPPCPLIDACGSTCTGCQLNVTTYGSLTCYVNGSRPMMDVDWIVTNQSGVSFTKEEQTHKEMGDRWYTEKTIEYTTPDCGADATFRCIASFSDFPLLSLLDTYSSTVRIKTGACKDSPPMQPTSSPKGPVAWPFVVIGIVIVLVVLVLFACFLYRRRGTYTQIATRVPYVQETQTTNTKPKPKPKPKKKSLEERKNTLVEGLMKYYEKFCFIKPLPWSEPIPIHALYTTCQCTVTNENGDVSHHDSDILSTPEFNYDNNRVIIIADLGYGKTTYTQHLVSDWASKMKLPKIGRKNQTSEPILIYIHLKEVDPSMILSEIVQKMMPVGNDLMVEDIVEIFLNFEFQVLLDGLDELSMSTISTSTSPENPTNDKEERVNLLQEEGENDANLTVENLLHDKINTVKFKKIKVWVTSREVDDMKASFALPYSKVKLNGFSNSQVNEYIHKTCKYYFKSQVIPQLTLIHESKMTTNTVSQPVTDEGYKNAENVKYENPMNRGKNGKNINEVNEENKQTSGERKQDITEQTQTVDVEKLQNEERKDEDIFTEDGINEANESNIKPDKVTDDATKMLIPAAHDEIMQGESEQKDNIVPRNDGQNPEAYDTFEILSNKVTDCMELNEISQNFSETPLLLIMIVHIITCRMLDPTGKYKEVNVNKLTTIIRLVITCLESRYVQKVNNQSIQEDIKSLEARLGKIAFENKMSLSLGKREYWNDKLGDKDTQLALDVGLLKYSKKVGSGGSQLEELAFSSFAGIMFYHEFFQEFLAAQYVPEKDKEWAWIDEFIKKSNDEATVRLLQFMFGMNHSRLDKAVKSLLEDQKMWNNLIDCIYEMSNLEKRQAIINSMYDKRGTLGGYMNINIQHLDRKHHRVALTEFCDACNASDVRLRRMTLREDCAIDFIKDVTLPSLKILIFLEMNINENQFVSIITSLTTRKYPEIIQFVKCSVPKELKEEDKQKVESALTGLDMKIYQCGTTSQSTMSVPKFNPKKGTWGNELFPKDM from the exons ATGATGGACTTGATACACCAGACAGTTGCGATCTTAGTTCTAataatgtcatttatatatgtTGGAG ATGCAAGCAATGTTCAGTGTCAGCCCAAGTGTTCTGCAGAAATGGGAAAGTCGTTTGAGCTTCCATGCCATGTTTTAGGCTCCAACTACGACTTGTATTGGTACAAAGGATTAACAACGAGCACCGTTCCTTTGTTATCACTCGTAGATGGCATATCAGGTGGCAGCGAATACCAGAAAGGGGAATTTGAGTTAACCGTCAATGGATCTCTTAGAATCATTAATAGCCAGTTACAACATGAAAACAGCTATACGTTGACAGCttactttgaaaactttgaacaaGATACATCAAACACGGCGCTTTTAATTTACA GTCGACCCGATCCCCCGTGCCCACTGATTGATGCCTGTGGTTCTACCTGTACTGGCTGTCAACTGAATGTTACCACTTATGGATCATTGACTTGCTATGTGAATGGCTCTCGACCAATGATGGACGTAGACTGGATTGTAACTAACCAGTCTGGAGTGAGCTTCACCAAAGAAGAGCAAACTCATAAAGAAATGGGTGACAGATGGTACACTGAGAAAACCATTGAATACACAACACCTGATTGTGGAGCAGATGCTACTTTCAGATGCATTGCTTCCTTTTCAGACTTTCCATTACTCTCTCTCCTTGATACTTACTCCAGCACTGTTAGGATAAAGACAG GAGCCTGCAAAGACTCTCCTCCAATGCAACCCACGAGTAGCCCTAAAGGTCCAGTCGCCTGGCCCTTTGTCGTTATTGGAATTGTTATCGTCCTCGTGGTATTAGTCCTATTTGCTTGCTTTTTGTATCGAAGAAGAG gTACGTATACACAGATCGCAACTCGGGTTCCATACGTG CAGGAAACACAGACCACAAATacgaaaccaaaaccaaaaccGAAGCCGAAGAAAAAATCCCTTGAAG aGAGGAAAAATACATTAGTAGAAGGGCTAATGAAATACTACGAGAAATTTTGCTTCATCAAACCACTACCATGGAGTGAACCAATACCAATACATGCCCTTTACACTACATGCCAGTGCACCGTCACTAACGAGAACGGTGACGTCAGTCATCACGACAGCGACATTCTGTCTACACCGGAGTTTAACTACGATAATAATCGGGTGATCATCATAGCAGATTTAGGTTACGGGAAGACAACCTACACTCAACACTTGGTTAGCGATTGGGCATCAAAAATGAAACTTCCGAAAATTGGCAGAAAAAATCAAACCAGTGAAcctatactaatatatattcaCCTTAAAGAGGTTGATCCCTCGATGATACTTTCCGAAATTGTCCAAAAAATGATGCCTGTTGGAAACGATTTGATGGTGGAAgatattgttgaaatatttctgAATTTTGAGTTTCAAGTACTCTTGGATGGGCTTGATGAGCTATCGATGTCTACGATTAGTACCAGTACATCTCCTGAGAATCCTACTAACGATAAAGAAGAACGTGTCAATCTCCTTCAAGAGGAGGGTGAAAATGATGCTAATCTGACGGTCGAAAATTTACTCCATGATAAAATAAACACTGTTAAGTTTAAAAAGATCAAGGTTTGGGTAACGTCTCGTGAAGTTGATGATATGAAGGCTTCATTTGCCCTTCCATATTCTAAGGTAAAATTGAATGGTTTCAGTAATTCTCAAGTCAATGAGTATATTCATAAAACCTGCAAATATTACTTTAAATCACAAGTAATACCCCAACTAACCTTGATCCACGAATCAAAGATGACGACAAATACCGTCAGCCAGCCGGTGACAGATGAAGGATATAAAAATGCCGAAAATGTAAAGTATGAAAATCCGATGAATAGGGGAAAGAATGGTAAAAACATAAATGAGGTTAacgaagaaaataaacaaacctCGGGAGAGAGAAAACAAGACATAACGGAGCAAACCCAAACTGTTGATGtggaaaaacttcaaaacgaAGAAAGAAAAGACGAGGACATTTTTACAGAAGATGGCATAAatgaagcaaatgaaagtaacATTAAACCTGACAAGGTGACGGATGATGCAACAAAAATGTTAATTCCCGCTGCTCATGACGAGATAATGCAAGGAGAATCAGAGCAGAAAGATAACATTGTTCCACGAAACGACGGACAGAACCCGGAAGCCTATGATACTTTTGAAATACTTTCAAACAAGGTTACTGATTGTATGGAATTAAACGAAATTTCTCAAAATTTTTCTGAAACACCCCTCCTGCTGATTATGATTGTTCATATAATTACATGCAGAATGTTAGATCCAACAGGGAAATATAAAGAAGTGAATGTTAACAAACTGACAACAATAATAAGGTTAGTGATTACCTGTTTGGAATCCCGATACGTGCAGAAAGTTAATAACCAGTCCATTCAAGAAGATATTAAGAGTCTGGAAGCTAGACTTGGTAAAATagcatttgaaaacaaaatgagcCTTTCATTGGGTAAACGCGAGTATTGGAATGATAAACTTGGTGATAAAGATACCCAACTTGCCTTAGACGTAGGTTTGCTCAAGTATTCAAAGAAGGTAGGAAGCGGAGGAAGTCAATTAGAAGAATTGGCTTTTTCGTCCTTTGCTGGAATcatgttttatcatgaattcTTTCAGGAATTTCTAGCTGCTCAGTATGTGCCAGAAAAGGATAAAGAGTGGGCGTGGATAGATGAATTTATAAAAAAGAGTAATGACGAAGCAACGGTTAGGTTATTACAGTTTATGTTCGGCATGAATCATTCTAGATTGGATAAAGCAGTAAAATCTCTCTTGGAGGATCAGAAAATGTGGAACAATTTGATCGACTGTATTTATGAAATGAGTAATCTCGAGAAGAGGCAGGCAATTATAAACAGCATGTACGACAAAAGGGGTACACTGGGTGGCTATATGAACATTAACATACAGCATCTTGACAGGAAACACCACAGAGTTGCCTTAACAGAATTCTGCGATGCTTGCAATGCTTCCGAT GTAAGACTGAGACGAATGACACTTAGAGAAGATTGTGCTATTGACTTCATAAAAGACGTAACACTGCCCTCATTAAAAATCCTGATATTTCTGGAAATGAACATCAACGAAAACCAATTCGTATCAATTATCACCAGCCTTACAACTCGAAAATATCCAGAAATCATACA GTTCGtaaaatgttcggtaccgaaggaattaaaagaagaagacaaaCAGAAAGTGGAATCAGCTTTGACGGGATTGGACATGAAAA TATATCAATGTGGGACGACTTCGCAATCTACCATGAGTGTACCAAAATTCAACCCAAAGAAAGGAACATGGGGAAATGAATTGTTTCCAAAAGATATGTAA